One Thermococcus sp. M36 genomic window, AAACCTTGATGTTAAGCTCAAGATAGTCGGCTGCGTTGGGATGTGCTACCGCGAGCCACTGGTTGACATCATCACTGAGGACGAGATAATCACCTACGGGCACGTTGACCCCAAAAAGGTTCCAAGGATTATTGAGGAGCATGTCATAAATGGAAAGCCTGTAGAGGAGTGGATAGTGAAGAGGGACTGGTGGGAGAACGGCAAGAGGAAAACGTGGGACGTTGACGGCTACTTCGCCAAGCAGAAGAAAATAGTTCTCGAAAACTCCGGCTACATTGACCCGGAGAACATAGACGAGTACATTCAAGCAGGAGGCTACGAGGCACTCAAAAAGGCCCTTCAGATGGAGCCTGAGGAGATCATAGAGGTCATCACCAAGTCCGGACTCAGAGGGAGGGGCGGAGCAGGCTTCCCAACCGGACTGAAGTGGAAGTTCACCCGCCAGGCGAAAGGGGACGAGAAATACATTGTCTGCAACGCCGATGAAGGTGACCCCGGTGCTTTTATGGACAGGAACGTTCTGGAAGGCGACCCTCACCGTGTAATCGAGGGCATGATAATCGGTGCCTACGCTATTGGGGCGACCAAAGGGTTCATCTACGTCAGGGCTGAGTACCCGCTCGCCATAAGGCGCCTCAAGATAGCTCTGAAGCAGGCGCGAGAGAGGGGCTTCCTCGGCGAGAACATCCTCGGCTCGGGCTTCTCCTTCGACATCGTCATCAAGGAAGGTGCTGGGGCCTTCGTCTGCGGTGAGGAAACGGCTCTGATAGCTTCCATTGAGGGCAAGCGCGGAATGCCGAGGCCGAGACCGCCCTATCCAGCTCAAAAGGGCCTCTGGGGCAAGCCCACGAACATAAACAACGTCGAAACCTGGGCAAATGTGCCCTGGATAATAAAGCACGGCTGGGAGGCCTACGCCGCCATCGGCACCGAGAAGAGCAAGGGGACAAAGGTCTTCGCGCTCTCGGGCAAGATAAAGCACGGCGGAAACGTCGAAGTTCCTATGGGCATAACCCTCCGCGAGATACTCTACGAGATTGGCGGGGGGACGAAGACGGGTAAGAGGATTAAAGCCGTCCAGCTCGGCGGCCCCTCGGGCGGCTGTATTCCCGAGTACCTGTTCGACACCCCCGTTGACTACGAGAGCGTCAATGCCACCGGAGCGATAATGGGGAGCGGCGGAATGGTCGTTATGGATGAGGACACCTGTATGGTCGACGTTGCTAGGTTCTTCCTCGACTTCACGGTGAAAGAATCCTGCGGCAAGTGCACCTTCTGCCGCCTGGGGACGAAGAGGATGTGGGAGATTCTGGACAAGTTCACGAGGGGAGAGGCAACCGAAGAGGACCTTGAGAAGCTCGAAAGGCTTGCCTACCAGGTCAAAGCTGGTTCGCTCTGCGGCCTAGGTCAGACCGCGCCCAACCCGGTTCTGACGACGCTCCGTTACTTCAGGGACGAATACCTCGCCCACATTGAGGGCAAGTGTCCAGCCAAGGTGTGCAAGCCGCTCATCAAGTACGTAATAATCGCCGACAGGTGCACGGGCTGTACAGCATGTGCGATCTTCTGTCCCGTCAAGGCCATCAGCGGCGAGAGGCTCAAACCGCACTTCATTGATCAGGAGGCATGCATAAAGTGCGGCACCTGCTACGAGGTGTGCCGGTTCAACGCGATTGAAATCCTCACCGGGAGGGATGAGTGATGGTCAGGGTCATCATAAACGGTAAGGAAGTTGACGCCCCTGAAGGGAAGCCCCTCATGGATTTCCTCCGTGAAATCGGGGAGCACGTGCCCGGTTTCTGCTACACCGGGGAGCTTGAGCCCTACGGCTCCTGCAGGCTGTGCCTTGTAAAGACGCAGAGGGGAGTTACAACATCGTGCACCCTCAGGCCGATGGAGGGACTCTCGGTCGAGACACTCACCGACGAAGTCGTCTCAATGAGAAAGACTGCCCTTGAGCTTATCCTCTCAGACCACTACGGCGACTGTATCGGTCCGTGTCAGGAAGGCTGTCCTGCACACAGCGACGTACAGGGCTACCTCGCTCTCATAGCGATGGGCAAGTACCACGAGGCCGTTAAGCTCATGAAGGAGAAGTACATCCTTCCGGCCGTTCTTGGGAGAGTTTGTCCGGCCTTCTGTGAGGACGCCTGCAGGAGGAACCTCGTGGAGGAGCCTCTGGCAATAAGGCAGCTCAAGAGGTTTGCCGCCGACTACGACCTTGAGCACGGCCCGTGGATGCCCGAGATTCCGCCTTCGACCGGGAAGAGGGTGGCGGTGGTGGGTGGTGGGCCCGCGGGTCTCGCATGTGCCTACTACCTCAGGACGATGGGACATGAAGTTACTATCTTTGAGGCGATGCCGGAGCTCGGCGGCATGATGCGCTACGGCATTCCACCCTACAGGCTCCCGAGGGACGTGCTCGACAAGGACATAGCGACGGTCATAAACACGGGGATAGAGGTGAGAACGAACACTGCCCTTGGAAGGGACATCACCTTAGAGGAGCTCAGGGAGAAGTACGATGCTGTCTTCCTCGGTGTCGGTGCGTGGAGAAGCAGGAAGATGGGCATTCCGGGGGAAGACCTCGACGGCGTCATGCACGGTATAGAGTTCCTGAGAAAGGTAAACATGGGCGAGAAGGTCGAGCTCGGGGAGCGCGTTATAGTTGTCGGCGGTGGAAACACTGCCATGGACGTCGCTAGGACGGCACTGAGGCTCGGTGCAAAGGTTACCGTCGTCTACAGGCGCTCCAGGGCTGAAATGCCGGCCAACGAGCGCGAGGTGGAGGAGGCCGAGGAGGAAGGCGTCGAGTTCCTATTCCTGACGAACCCGGTTAAGATACTCGGCGATGGCAGAGTCGAGGAGGTAGAGCTCATCAGAATGAAGCTTGGAGAGCCGGACGCGAGCGGAAGGAGGAGGCCGATCCCGATAGAGGGCTCGAACTTCAGAGTTAAAGCGGACAACGTGATCCTGGCCATAGGCCAGTACTGCGACGAAGAGTTCCTCAAGAGTCTCGGGATAGAGGCAAAGAGGGGCAAAGCCCTTGTGGATGAGATAACACTCCAAACTAGCATTGAAGGTGTTTTCGCCGGTGGAGACCTCGTTCTCGGCCCATCGACTGTCATAGAAAGCATAGCCACGGGCAGGAGAGCCGCGATAATGATAGACCTCTACCTCAAAGGCAAGCTTGAGAAGGCAAAAGCCGTTCTCACGGAGCCGGTGAAGCACGTGAAGGACGTAGTTGAGGACGAAGACCTCTATCGGGTTCTCTTCGACCTGAGGCCCTACAACCACTGGAAGAAGGTCACGGAGAAGGACTACGAGCATGTGGAGAGAAAGCCGAGGGCAAAGGTGAAGCTCCTCGATCCCGAAAAGCGGAGGAGAAGCTTCGAGGAGGTCGAGCCCGCTTTGACCGAGGAGCAGGTGCTCAAGGAAGCAGAGCGGTGTATGAGCTGCGGCTGTATGGAGGTCTTCCGCTGCAAGCTGAGGGAATACGCAACGCTCTACGACGCGAAGCAGGATGCTTTCGAGGGAGAGCAGAACAAGTTTGAGCTTGATGAGAGCCACCCATGGATCACCCTTGACAACAACAAGTGCGTCCTCTGCGGCCAGTGCATCAACTTCACCCATGAGGTAGCCGGAGAAGGAGTCGTGGACTACCTCTTCAGGGGCTTCAAGACCATGATTTCACCGCCCCTCGGGGAGAAGCTCGGTGATATGGATGGGAGGTTCATAGGCGAGCTCATCGACATCTGCCCGGTTGGAGCGATTACAGAGAAGCTGCCCTTCATCAAGCCCGGTCCGTGGAAGACGAAAGCCGTTCCAACGGTCTGCAACGGCTGTTCCTTTGCCTGCGAGATGAATATAGAGGTCTACGACGGCATTCTCGTAAGGGCGTCGAGCAGAGCTGATTCATGGAACCTTCACCTCTGCGACTACTGCCGCTTCGGAAGGCCCTGGGCCGAGGATCTGGCTCAGCCGCTCCTCAACGGCGAACCGGTGAGCTGGGAGGAGGCTAAAAAGTTCCTTGCCGAGAAGAGCTATGCATTAATCCTCACGCCCGAGCTCACCAACGAGGAGATAGTCTTTTTCAAGGAGTTTGCCGAGAGGAAGGGCATCCCAATAGGCGCGATGGTCGAGGAGGGCCTCTCTACAGCAACCTTCGAGGACATCAGGAAGGCGAAGCGCGTTCTCCTCAAGGCTGACGTTGAGAAGTTCCCGCTCCTCAAGATACTGCTGAAGGGCAAGGAAATCGTCGAGGAGGGCTATGATGTAGCCGTGCTCGAGGCTCCGGCTCAGCCGCTCGACGTCCCAACGCTGATCCTACACGAAGGCGTCAATGCCGCTGGACTGCTGAGAGCTGGGATAAAGGGCATTCCCCAGAGCGACGCCTACGTGGTAATAGGGAGGCCTAAGGGAGAGCTCAAAGGTGAAGTCTTAGTCCTTCCTGCTGGTCTGTGGGCGGAGAAAGCCGGAACGGTCACCAACGCCTTCAACATGGAGCTGAAGGTCGGAAGGGCCAGGGAGGGCTTCAGCCCGGTGGAGCTCTTCCAGTGACTTTTCTTTTACCTCTCTCCATGGATGAGTGAAAAAACGGAAATAACGATTGGGAGCTCAAATAACCGCCGGAACTCCCGGGATTCTCGGGAAGGGCTGAACCTCCGCTATGTGCTCAGCCCCGACCATGTACCTGATGAGCCTCTCGATGCCTATGCCCGCTCCAGCGCTCGGCCTCAGGAGGCCCGCTTTGGCGACCTCGAGGTAGGGTCTGAAGGCGTCAAGGCTTATGCCTGCCTTCTTCATTTTTCTGACTATTACCTCGTACTCCCACTCCCTCTCGCCACCGCTGGAAACCTCTCCGTAGCCCTCCGGTAGGTAGAGGTCGTAGTTCCTGAAGTGGCCGGGCCTTTCGGGGTCCTCCCTGTCGTAGAACTCCCTCTCAATGTCCGTCACCCAGAAGGGCTCGTCCATGGCCTTACTGGCCTCGTCCTCGCTTCCAAACTCGGCCTTAATCTCCTCAAGGGTGAAGCGCTTGAAGGGCGGCCTTACCTTGGGTACTTCCCTCTCCAGTCCCCAGCTCCTAGCTTCCTTGAACAATCCGCTTATCAGCTCCTCTATGAGGCTCATGACGTCGTCCATGCTCGCGTAGGCTATCTCGAAGTCAAGCTGCGTAAACTCGTAGGCGTGTCTGCCATCGTCGGCGCTTCTCCCTTCGAGCCTTATGTTCGGTGAGAGTATGAAGAGCCTGTCAATTCCCATAGCTACCGTCATCTGCTTGTGGAGTATCATGCTGTGGGTCAGCCTCAGCCTCTCGCCATAGACCTCGACTTCTGGCGGCTTTAGGGCCTCGCTAGCAGCGGGGTCTGGCCAGAGGGGGTCAGTTATGGAGCTGAGCATCACCGGAAGCATCCACTTGAAGCCCTTGCCTACCATGTATCTTGTCATATAGTCAATCACTCTCGTCTGAACTTCTATAACCGGTTCAATTTTTCGGGTCACAATTTGGAGAGCGTTCATTTTCATCACCTAGTTTTTGTCAATGATTTTCACCTTTATGTCTTTTGTGCAAGAAAAGTTGAATTTTAGGCAAGATTAGACATAAAATATGGGTTAATTTTGAATAAATGTCAGAAAATCCCAATTTAATTGACGAAGAGCGGGACGGGTAAACGATAGCGTTATAATGCCCGAGGGGAACCCTATACGGTGGTAAAGCATGGGCGTCTACATATTTACTCCTGAAGACCTCCTGCGCTACGGAACGATAACTGAGGAGCAGCTTGAAGTTCTGAAGAAGGCTCTCCTCGACAGAAAGGATGTTCTAATCGTTGGCTCCAGCAGGTCTGGAAAGACCAAGCTCGTCGAGGCTCTGATTCATCTAATCCCTGAAGACAGAAAAATCGCTGTAATAACGGCCTATGGGGAGTTCAAGCCGTTTAAGCCTAACATAGTAGTCATAGACACGCAGTTCGACTCAAGAAGCCTTGAGGCCCGCACCAAGGATGTCATCGAAAAGATAAAGCGCATAAACCCGGACTACATCGTCATAGACACCATCCACACCGTCCACGTGCCCACGATTCTGAGCGAGCTCCTTGATGACTACACCTTCATAGCGACCTCACTGGCCATCTCTGGCGATATAATCGAGGAAGTCAAGCACTGGCTAAGGGCAAACAATGACGTCATGAGCAAGTTTGATATTGTGGTCGAACTCAAGAGGGACTTCAGAACTGGAACCAGAAAGATCAACAGGATATACGCTGTCAAAAAGTCGGGAGAAAAAGTGGAGCTCGAGCCGCTTCTTTAGACTTATTTCCTTATCCTTTTAAAGTTCTTGTGTATCTCTTCCTTCAGTTTGCGATAGTATTCCATGGATAGATAGCCCCTTTTCCAGCCGGCGTAGAGGGTCACGTTGAACAGAACGGTTATCAGAACTGCTATCAGGAGGGAGTTTACAGTAACACCACCGATGGTCTTCTGGGTTCTCCGGAACATGCCGAGGGAAACATAGTCGTCCACCGTCATGTGTCTCATAGTGAGGTTTTCAACCCTGATGGTGCCGTTCTCTGGAGTCAGTGAGAGCATGTGGTTCCATGTCACGACGTAGACCTTCACGTGGGTTCCCTTCTCGGTGCAGTTGGGGATGGTCTGCCCGTTCCAGAGGCAGCTCCCGTCAGGCTGCATCGTTGCCCATACATCGGTGTGCTCGTAGGTTTGGAGGTATATACTGTTGTTGTCTGGGTAGACCTTCACGACCTCTATATCGTAAGTGTTCCCGCTGTAGACCAGGGAACGGAAGAAGCGGTAGAGCCTGTCGATTATCGTGTTGTGAAAATACTCGTCCTCCCATACGATGTAGTAGTAGATGTTGCCCTTTATGTCCACCATGTAGAGAATTCCGTAAGGTTCATCTCCGGGGAAGGTGCGGATGATGGGGGTGTACTCTTGAATCTTGACACTCTCCCAGGGGAGGTAACCCTCGAGGGAATACCCACTCGTGTAGAGCCCAACACTCCAAAATATTAGAAGATTGGCGAAAAGCCACAGTGCAATCCATATTTCCTTTGCCATTATTTTCACTAGAAAAATATAAAGGTGGCATCAAGCCTTAAGCTTTTCTATGACCACCCTCAGGTTGTCGAGCATCTCCCTTATGTCGTCGAATGTCATGTAGCCCATGTTTCCAATCCTGAAGGTCTTCTCGGCGACGCTTCCATAGCCCTTGGCGAGCTCAAAGCCCCTCTCGCGCATAGCGTTGTAGACGTCAACGCCCTTCATTCCCTCAGGAACGACGACGGCAGTGATGGTCGGGCTCTCGTAGCCTGGCTCGGCGAGGATTCCGAGGCCCATCTCCTTGACGCCCTCGCGTATCATCTCGCTCCTCTTCCTGTACATATCGAGCCAGGCCCCTTTGCCGCCCATCTTCTCGATTATCCTGAGGACGACGTTGAGGCCAAATATCTGCGGGAGCGGTGGGGTTGAGGGCGTTCCCTTCTTCTTCTCGTTGAACTTCTTGTAAAGCGGAAGGTCGAAGTACCAGCCGCGCTCGGGCATCTTCTCGGCTATCTCAAAAACGCGCTCGCTGACGGCGGCGACGGCAAGACCTGGCGGGACGCCGAAGGCCTTCTGAGAGCTCGCGAAGATGAGGTCGATGCCCCACTTGTCGAACTTTATGTCCGCTCCGCCCATGGCAGAGACAGCATCGACGAAGAGCAGCTTGTCGTGCTCCTTGACGACCTTGGCAAGCTCCGGAAGCGGGTTGAGAACGCCTGTTGAGGTCTCGTTGTAGGTTATGGTGACGGCCTCGACATCGGGGTTCTTCTTGAGGACTTCATCAAGCTCCTCTGGCTTGATGGCTTTTCCGGGCTCCTTCTCAAGGACGACTGCCTTTCTTCCGTTGGTGTTGACTACCTCTGCAAAGCGCTTTCCGAACGCACCGATGACCGTAACGAGAACTTTTCCACCGTAGGGTATCGTGTTCCTTACAGCGGCCTCCATGAAGCCCGTTCCAGAGCTCGGGAAGAGGATTATCTCGCCTTTATCTGCCTCAAGGAAGGCCTTGAGCCTGTTGAGGGTATCAACGTGAACCTCCTTCGCTTCGGCCGAACGGTGGCTGAACATCTGGACGCTCATTATCGCGAGAACCTCCGGGAAACAAGCAACCGGGCCGGCCGTGAAGAGCTTGTACTTCGGCTTGACTATCTCGTAGAGCTCCCTGTAAGCTTCCTCATACTCCATGTCGAACCTGAGCTCCATCAGCATCACCTCGGCGGAGGTTGGAGGGGAAATATAAAAAGGGTTCGTTAGTTCCTTCCCGTAACTTATCGAAGCTATGTTCGTTTCGCAGGCAATAAAATGAAGAATTTTCGACCTGACCAAGACTTTTAAAAGCTTCACCCTAACGTTTAGAAGGTGGTTTGATGGAGCGCAAGCGCCTGGCTGGAATAATCCTGCTCATCATCTCCGCCTTCACCGGAACGATAGCTTTCCGCCTCGCGACTCCAGCGATAGCCTTCTACACGAGGGACATTCTCCAGGCATCAATGTTCTCGGTCTCCATTGTTTCCATGTCATTTGTCCTGGCAAGGGCATTTTCGTCTGTTCTCGGTGGTCTCACCCTTGAGAAAGGTAGGAAGCTCGTTTACATCGGTGCGCTGGCCATGATGGGCAACGCTCTGGCGGTCCATCTCTATCCCCTCACGAGCACCTGGGTTCAGGTGGCCGGAATAAAGCTTCTCAACGGCTTCCTCAATGGACTGAGCTGGCCAATGGCCCAATTTGTCATAGCAGTGACTACGCCAAAAGAGATAAGGGCAAGGGTCACATCGGTTTACTTCCTCTTTGGCAGTATAGCTTCACTCCTCGGCAACTACGTTTACGCCTACACCATTAACCTTGGCTTGTCCGGTCAGATGTGGATTGCCTCTGCATTCTTTGTATTCACCGGCGTGATAATGCTCCTTGCCTACTTCCTGCTCTACGGCTGGATAGTGCCCAAGAGAAAGAAAACGCCCGATGGGGAGAAGCCGAGCCTCAACCCAAAAAGGATTCTCATAATCGCGTCGCTGATGGCGATCATAGTCGCCTTCACCTCCGGCGAGATAACCTACATCTATGTTTCCGAAGCTTTGGGCATGGACAAGGCCAAAACAGCGACGCTTATTGGATGGGCAGGCTTTTTATCGGCACTCCTAAGCTACGCCGTTTCCTGGCTCGCCGACGTCAGGAGCGAGAGGAGAATGGTCCTACTAACCTCTCTGATGGCTGCAGTTTCTCCCCTACTCGCGGCCGTGAAGACTGCTCCTACGGTTTTTCTGGGGATATTCCTGGCTCTCTTCGCCTTCCAGAGCTTCCGCCCGATTTCGAGGAAGGTTCTCGCTTCCT contains:
- a CDS encoding NAD(P)-binding protein, with the protein product MVRVIINGKEVDAPEGKPLMDFLREIGEHVPGFCYTGELEPYGSCRLCLVKTQRGVTTSCTLRPMEGLSVETLTDEVVSMRKTALELILSDHYGDCIGPCQEGCPAHSDVQGYLALIAMGKYHEAVKLMKEKYILPAVLGRVCPAFCEDACRRNLVEEPLAIRQLKRFAADYDLEHGPWMPEIPPSTGKRVAVVGGGPAGLACAYYLRTMGHEVTIFEAMPELGGMMRYGIPPYRLPRDVLDKDIATVINTGIEVRTNTALGRDITLEELREKYDAVFLGVGAWRSRKMGIPGEDLDGVMHGIEFLRKVNMGEKVELGERVIVVGGGNTAMDVARTALRLGAKVTVVYRRSRAEMPANEREVEEAEEEGVEFLFLTNPVKILGDGRVEEVELIRMKLGEPDASGRRRPIPIEGSNFRVKADNVILAIGQYCDEEFLKSLGIEAKRGKALVDEITLQTSIEGVFAGGDLVLGPSTVIESIATGRRAAIMIDLYLKGKLEKAKAVLTEPVKHVKDVVEDEDLYRVLFDLRPYNHWKKVTEKDYEHVERKPRAKVKLLDPEKRRRSFEEVEPALTEEQVLKEAERCMSCGCMEVFRCKLREYATLYDAKQDAFEGEQNKFELDESHPWITLDNNKCVLCGQCINFTHEVAGEGVVDYLFRGFKTMISPPLGEKLGDMDGRFIGELIDICPVGAITEKLPFIKPGPWKTKAVPTVCNGCSFACEMNIEVYDGILVRASSRADSWNLHLCDYCRFGRPWAEDLAQPLLNGEPVSWEEAKKFLAEKSYALILTPELTNEEIVFFKEFAERKGIPIGAMVEEGLSTATFEDIRKAKRVLLKADVEKFPLLKILLKGKEIVEEGYDVAVLEAPAQPLDVPTLILHEGVNAAGLLRAGIKGIPQSDAYVVIGRPKGELKGEVLVLPAGLWAEKAGTVTNAFNMELKVGRAREGFSPVELFQ
- a CDS encoding asparagine synthetase A, yielding MNALQIVTRKIEPVIEVQTRVIDYMTRYMVGKGFKWMLPVMLSSITDPLWPDPAASEALKPPEVEVYGERLRLTHSMILHKQMTVAMGIDRLFILSPNIRLEGRSADDGRHAYEFTQLDFEIAYASMDDVMSLIEELISGLFKEARSWGLEREVPKVRPPFKRFTLEEIKAEFGSEDEASKAMDEPFWVTDIEREFYDREDPERPGHFRNYDLYLPEGYGEVSSGGEREWEYEVIVRKMKKAGISLDAFRPYLEVAKAGLLRPSAGAGIGIERLIRYMVGAEHIAEVQPFPRIPGVPAVI
- a CDS encoding ATPase, T2SS/T4P/T4SS family, which translates into the protein MGVYIFTPEDLLRYGTITEEQLEVLKKALLDRKDVLIVGSSRSGKTKLVEALIHLIPEDRKIAVITAYGEFKPFKPNIVVIDTQFDSRSLEARTKDVIEKIKRINPDYIVIDTIHTVHVPTILSELLDDYTFIATSLAISGDIIEEVKHWLRANNDVMSKFDIVVELKRDFRTGTRKINRIYAVKKSGEKVELEPLL
- the nuoF gene encoding NADH-quinone oxidoreductase subunit NuoF translates to MSEIKAIAVGMNSCGIAAGAKETYEAIKQELEKRNLDVKLKIVGCVGMCYREPLVDIITEDEIITYGHVDPKKVPRIIEEHVINGKPVEEWIVKRDWWENGKRKTWDVDGYFAKQKKIVLENSGYIDPENIDEYIQAGGYEALKKALQMEPEEIIEVITKSGLRGRGGAGFPTGLKWKFTRQAKGDEKYIVCNADEGDPGAFMDRNVLEGDPHRVIEGMIIGAYAIGATKGFIYVRAEYPLAIRRLKIALKQARERGFLGENILGSGFSFDIVIKEGAGAFVCGEETALIASIEGKRGMPRPRPPYPAQKGLWGKPTNINNVETWANVPWIIKHGWEAYAAIGTEKSKGTKVFALSGKIKHGGNVEVPMGITLREILYEIGGGTKTGKRIKAVQLGGPSGGCIPEYLFDTPVDYESVNATGAIMGSGGMVVMDEDTCMVDVARFFLDFTVKESCGKCTFCRLGTKRMWEILDKFTRGEATEEDLEKLERLAYQVKAGSLCGLGQTAPNPVLTTLRYFRDEYLAHIEGKCPAKVCKPLIKYVIIADRCTGCTACAIFCPVKAISGERLKPHFIDQEACIKCGTCYEVCRFNAIEILTGRDE
- a CDS encoding MFS transporter produces the protein MERKRLAGIILLIISAFTGTIAFRLATPAIAFYTRDILQASMFSVSIVSMSFVLARAFSSVLGGLTLEKGRKLVYIGALAMMGNALAVHLYPLTSTWVQVAGIKLLNGFLNGLSWPMAQFVIAVTTPKEIRARVTSVYFLFGSIASLLGNYVYAYTINLGLSGQMWIASAFFVFTGVIMLLAYFLLYGWIVPKRKKTPDGEKPSLNPKRILIIASLMAIIVAFTSGEITYIYVSEALGMDKAKTATLIGWAGFLSALLSYAVSWLADVRSERRMVLLTSLMAAVSPLLAAVKTAPTVFLGIFLALFAFQSFRPISRKVLASYHRSSLAIGGVNGVQNLSTFLGGMLFGLAYSLGEISVGVTLNLALLSFLPFSLALLWESVKLKGTGE
- a CDS encoding alanine--glyoxylate aminotransferase family protein, which produces MELRFDMEYEEAYRELYEIVKPKYKLFTAGPVACFPEVLAIMSVQMFSHRSAEAKEVHVDTLNRLKAFLEADKGEIILFPSSGTGFMEAAVRNTIPYGGKVLVTVIGAFGKRFAEVVNTNGRKAVVLEKEPGKAIKPEELDEVLKKNPDVEAVTITYNETSTGVLNPLPELAKVVKEHDKLLFVDAVSAMGGADIKFDKWGIDLIFASSQKAFGVPPGLAVAAVSERVFEIAEKMPERGWYFDLPLYKKFNEKKKGTPSTPPLPQIFGLNVVLRIIEKMGGKGAWLDMYRKRSEMIREGVKEMGLGILAEPGYESPTITAVVVPEGMKGVDVYNAMRERGFELAKGYGSVAEKTFRIGNMGYMTFDDIREMLDNLRVVIEKLKA